A window from Musa acuminata AAA Group cultivar baxijiao chromosome BXJ3-10, Cavendish_Baxijiao_AAA, whole genome shotgun sequence encodes these proteins:
- the LOC135651548 gene encoding protein CANDIDATE G-PROTEIN COUPLED RECEPTOR 7-like: MARPLRIHLLPLLLVVLASISSSLAEIKNLKISSDSRATILFEKFGFTPRGEVTIAVSDVSVSSALGTPDPALLGFFFLSDESLIQAAYDSQHDHRSNPNPNPGPNLGCVLHSTYVRLLFTFAELSPGSSVALNRSFPVSHPDEYSLFFANCAPETAVSMSVFTEMYNARPDGSRDFLSVGQSPVPSLYTFFAAAYIAFFAVWIYLTLFKNRLAAHRIHHLMAGLLLTKALNLVFAAEDQHYIRQTGTPHGWDVLFYLFQFLKGVLLFTVIVLIGTGWSFLKPFLQEREKKVLMIVIPLQVIANIASVVIGETGPFIRDWVTWNQVFLLIDVICCCAILFPIIWSIRSLRETSKTDGKAARNLAKLSLFRQFYIVVIGYLYFTRIVVYALKTIASYKYRWVSVAAEETASLAFYIFMFYMFRPVEKNQYFMLDDEEEEAAEMVLREEEFEL; the protein is encoded by the coding sequence ATGGCGAGGCCACTAAGGATTCAtcttctccctctccttctcgtCGTTCTCGCTTCGATCTCTTCGTCCCTGGCGGAGATCAAGAACCTCAAGATCTCCTCCGACTCCCGGGCGACCATCCTCTTCGAGAAGTTCGGCTTCACCCCTCGCGGAGAGGTGACCATCGCCGTCTCCGATGTCTCCGTCTCCTCCGCCCTCGGCACCCCCGACCCCGCCCTcctcggcttcttcttcctctccgacGAGAGCCTCATCCAGGCGGCCTACGATTCTCAGCATGATCACCGctcgaaccctaaccctaaccccggACCCAACCTGGGATGCGTGCTTCATAGCACCTACGTCCGCCTCCTATTCACCTTTGCCGAGCTTTCCCCGGGTTCCTCCGTCGCTTTGAATCGCTCCTTCCCCGTCTCCCACCCGGACGAGTACAGTCTCTTCTTCGCCAATTGTGCCCCCGAGACCGCGGTCTCCATGTCCGTCTTCACGGAGATGTACAACGCCCGCCCTGATGGCTCCCGCGACTTCCTCTCCGTCGGCCAGTCCCCCGTTCCTTCCCTCTACACCTTCTTCGCCGCCGCTTACATCGCCTTCTTTGCCGTCTGGATCTACCTCACCCTCTTCAAGAACCGCCTCGCCGCACACCGGATCCACCACCTCATGGCCGGCCTTCTCCTCACCAAGGCCCTCAACCTTGTCTTCGCTGCTGAGGACCAGCACTACATTCGCCAGACCGGCACCCCCCACGGGTGGGACGTCCTCTTCTACCTCTTCCAGTTCCTAAAAGGCGTCCTCTTGTTTACCGTCATCGTCCTCATCGGCACTGGCTGGTCCTTCCTCAAGCCCTTCCTCCAGGAGCGAGAGAAGAAGGTGCTAATGATCGTGATCCCTCTTCAGGTCATCGCCAACATCGCGTCAGTCGTGATTGGAGAGACCGGGCCCTTCATCCGGGACTGGGTCACCTGGAATCAGGTCTTCCTCCTCATCGATGTCATCTGCTGCTGCGCCATTTTGTTCCCTATCATCTGGTCAATTAGATCTCTCCGTGAGACCTCAAAGACCGATGGAAAGGCTGCCAGGAACCTCGCCAAGCTCTCTCTTTTCCGCCAGTTCTACATTGTGGTGATCGGGTATCTGTACTTCACGAGGATTGTGGTTTATGCGCTAAAGACGATTGCATCTTACAAGTACCGATGGGTCAGTGTGGCGGCTGAAGAGACAGCGAGCCTTGCCTTCTATATCTTCATGTTTTATATGTTTAGGCCAGTGGAGAAGAATCAGTACTTCATGCTTGATGACGAAGAGGAAGAGGCTGCGGAAATGGTGCTGCGCGAGGAAGAGTTCGAGCTCTGA